One stretch of Bacteroidia bacterium DNA includes these proteins:
- a CDS encoding C25 family cysteine peptidase, with the protein MRKGFILSLICMMGFLLLSIDSVGQIYGNEWIKKDQRYFKIKIAKEGVYRVDYTTLSTILFQNGIDLSTINPKKIQVFNNGVEIAIHLRGEEDGVFNFNDFIEFYAKPNDGKLDRELFYTDPVKDPLHDMSSMYADTSAYFITYLANSAPQNGKRYSLERTQNLGVYPVESYFKFTNAQYLSETYYYGHPIIISHVALYYPEFTEAEGWVGSRFGYAPSVATFRTLALSAPAQSAVGFNPILEFKVISSSENIAIPDHHLAVSVSPNNLSFSNVYDTLTDGFGVIHKNLSFSKSLISGSNTAYIKMEAINVPGVSLQAFNPSYASLQYAREFNMVGFSFLKGVMEPSLSAKQVDWYNYGLAQKNPIVYDLTNNRRINPVMGVGQTFSYVNPPLATESDFIVFDSTEVSSITQIEAVNFADFDLAINNTTFLIITSQKLMGSEATAYLNYRKTSYASNMYTVQQLYNGFSFGIEHPIAIRRFLKFLIDKSTSTHPEYLLFLGRGIQPDLLKNASMKQLNVVPIIGSPASDILYSSGLGGKSFTIPYLATGRISVDKPADIGLYLEKLIGQEQSPNAQWKKRVMHLGGGNDGSESKIIRNYLEYISVYPLQPPFGGNVQGYYRSAADVAVEINIRNNSIKNINDGMSLITFLGHGSATVLDVDIGDTTDYNNKGRLPVMYFNGCRAGNPAIGFNNGGLFYGEKMVRAKEKGAIIFIGQSSVSELGTLGGQMRAFYENIFNKNFGKSVGQVLNKTIEDNLNYNSPLSRMHNTFIFFQGDPAYTIYNPPLPDYFVTPSSLFLDPVNTNALSDSFRLGIAVGNIGRYNPADSFNIAIKRTWPSNAKIENYIIRVPAVAFMDTIYFTFKTKDIATTGNNIFEVELNPEKIIIESDYSNNKVSWEKYIEGNGISLIYPRRFAIHNQDDSVTLVAQSLNLLKVNNQFIFEIDTTPEFNSPWLKRTQPAINTGNLASWTVPILPNDSQVYYWRGRLNLPTNQGGFWEERSFIYIKNGHSGWSQSDFPQFYPSSQTNRIILNKIKQQFEFGNTERFVWVDTRVNSHANLGVKFAGFLSQDVNPKADGSFIAVLLDGNTLEQFLDGNFYPKCWMGATWPPFQAAKEYAYYCFANNSSGIADFNALINDIPAGTYVALFTRYDAQMNTWGTQLKQTLNILGANSFEGYPKNQASYVMIGCKGWTPGTAYENISHLTDSATMGYAAIEGKILGRYDQGSLTSELIGPATEWNTAYFDWRPMEGTSGSADDIKFSIYGVDSSKNTFLLMQNISPSTVDISSINANMYPYLQLKADFKDLTDRTAPQIRHWLVTFEERPEGTINTAQQFTFHKDTLQEGDSFRINIGFQNISLKDMDSVLYNFQIVDLSNQNVLMQVSQKGNPMKPTEFVFLNQTMSTKGLSGRYAANIFFNPEMAQPEVSLLNNYLSIPFLVVTDNLNPLLDVTFDGRHIMNGEIVSPNPLILITSKDENKFLLQTDTAGFEVLLKVPGSQVFAPIDFTSGELTFKPAQDINNVAAIEYRPVDLKDGKYTIKIQSKDMTGNHAGKEYYVIDFTVVNESTVTNFYPYPNPFTTQMRFVFTLTGKEVPDDIRIKIMTVSGRVVREINKDELGNIRIGNNISEFAWDGTDQFGDRLSNGVYLYQVTVKNRHEDVKHRDSAGDNSFIKGTGKIYLLR; encoded by the coding sequence ATGAGAAAAGGGTTTATATTGTCTCTCATCTGCATGATGGGTTTTTTGCTTTTGTCCATTGACTCCGTTGGGCAAATCTATGGAAACGAGTGGATTAAAAAAGACCAAAGATATTTTAAAATTAAGATTGCAAAAGAAGGAGTTTATCGTGTGGACTATACTACACTTTCTACAATCTTGTTTCAAAATGGTATTGATTTATCTACAATCAACCCCAAAAAGATCCAAGTTTTTAATAATGGCGTAGAAATAGCCATCCATCTTAGAGGTGAGGAAGACGGGGTTTTTAATTTCAATGATTTTATTGAGTTTTATGCCAAACCGAATGACGGAAAATTAGATAGAGAACTTTTTTATACCGACCCTGTCAAAGATCCATTGCATGATATGTCCAGCATGTATGCAGATACATCAGCATATTTTATCACTTATCTCGCTAATTCAGCACCACAAAATGGTAAAAGATATTCATTAGAACGCACTCAGAATCTTGGGGTCTATCCGGTAGAATCTTATTTTAAGTTTACCAATGCTCAGTATTTGAGCGAAACTTATTATTATGGTCATCCGATTATTATTTCTCATGTGGCTCTCTATTATCCGGAATTTACAGAAGCAGAAGGTTGGGTAGGGAGTAGGTTTGGTTATGCGCCATCTGTGGCTACATTTAGGACTTTGGCGTTGTCAGCACCGGCTCAAAGTGCAGTGGGATTTAATCCTATACTTGAGTTCAAAGTAATTTCATCGTCAGAAAATATCGCAATACCAGACCACCATTTGGCTGTGAGTGTTAGTCCTAATAATTTAAGTTTCTCCAATGTGTATGATACGCTTACCGATGGTTTTGGTGTGATTCATAAGAATTTAAGTTTTTCAAAATCATTGATTAGCGGCTCAAATACGGCTTATATCAAAATGGAAGCTATTAATGTTCCGGGTGTTTCATTACAAGCATTTAACCCTTCTTATGCCAGTTTGCAATATGCCAGAGAGTTTAATATGGTAGGCTTTTCCTTTCTGAAAGGAGTAATGGAGCCTTCGTTATCAGCCAAGCAGGTTGATTGGTATAATTATGGATTAGCGCAAAAAAATCCTATTGTCTATGATTTGACCAACAACCGCAGAATCAATCCTGTCATGGGAGTAGGGCAGACTTTTAGCTATGTCAATCCGCCTCTTGCAACCGAGTCAGATTTTATAGTTTTTGATAGTACAGAGGTCTCATCAATTACTCAAATTGAGGCGGTGAATTTTGCTGATTTTGATCTTGCAATCAACAATACTACTTTTCTGATAATCACAAGCCAGAAATTAATGGGCAGCGAAGCCACTGCGTATTTGAATTATCGAAAAACAAGTTATGCTTCCAATATGTACACTGTTCAGCAGTTGTATAATGGATTCAGCTTTGGTATAGAACATCCGATTGCAATTCGCAGGTTTTTAAAATTTTTGATTGACAAATCTACTTCAACTCATCCTGAATATTTGCTTTTCTTAGGGAGAGGTATTCAACCGGATTTGTTAAAAAATGCCTCAATGAAACAACTCAATGTTGTGCCTATTATTGGAAGTCCGGCATCTGATATTTTATACTCTTCGGGATTGGGAGGAAAGAGTTTTACCATACCATATCTTGCCACAGGCAGAATCTCTGTTGATAAACCTGCAGATATTGGTCTTTATTTAGAGAAATTAATCGGACAAGAACAGTCGCCTAATGCGCAATGGAAAAAGCGAGTCATGCATCTTGGCGGAGGTAATGATGGATCAGAAAGTAAAATCATTAGAAATTACCTTGAATATATTTCAGTATATCCTTTGCAGCCGCCCTTTGGAGGTAATGTGCAAGGATATTACAGGAGTGCTGCAGATGTAGCTGTTGAGATTAATATCCGCAATAATTCTATTAAGAATATTAATGATGGTATGAGTCTCATTACATTCTTGGGACACGGTTCTGCAACTGTTTTAGATGTAGATATTGGAGACACTACGGATTATAACAACAAAGGAAGGTTGCCTGTTATGTATTTTAATGGTTGCAGGGCAGGAAATCCAGCGATTGGGTTTAACAATGGCGGTTTGTTCTATGGTGAAAAAATGGTTAGAGCTAAAGAAAAAGGTGCTATCATTTTTATTGGACAAAGTTCTGTTTCTGAGCTTGGTACACTTGGAGGACAAATGCGTGCTTTTTATGAAAATATTTTTAATAAAAACTTTGGTAAGTCAGTGGGGCAGGTATTAAACAAGACGATTGAAGATAATCTCAATTATAACAGCCCTTTATCTCGAATGCATAATACGTTTATCTTCTTTCAAGGAGATCCTGCATATACTATTTATAACCCGCCTTTGCCTGATTATTTTGTTACCCCTTCCAGTTTGTTTCTTGACCCTGTTAATACAAATGCATTAAGTGATTCTTTTAGATTGGGCATTGCAGTAGGTAACATAGGCAGATATAACCCTGCGGACTCTTTTAATATTGCCATCAAAAGGACTTGGCCCTCAAATGCTAAAATTGAGAACTATATCATACGTGTACCGGCTGTTGCATTTATGGATACCATTTATTTTACTTTTAAGACTAAAGATATTGCAACAACCGGAAACAATATTTTTGAAGTAGAATTAAATCCTGAGAAGATCATCATTGAAAGTGACTACTCAAATAATAAAGTCAGTTGGGAGAAATATATAGAGGGTAATGGGATTAGTCTTATTTATCCTCGAAGATTTGCTATTCACAATCAAGATGATTCCGTTACATTGGTTGCCCAATCACTGAATTTACTCAAGGTGAATAATCAATTTATTTTTGAAATTGATACTACTCCTGAATTTAACAGTCCTTGGCTAAAACGCACCCAACCTGCCATTAATACAGGCAATTTAGCTTCATGGACAGTCCCAATTTTACCTAATGATAGTCAAGTCTATTATTGGCGCGGCAGATTAAACCTGCCAACAAATCAAGGAGGGTTTTGGGAAGAACGTTCCTTTATCTATATCAAGAATGGACACTCAGGGTGGTCGCAATCTGATTTTCCTCAATTCTACCCCTCATCTCAAACAAACAGAATTATTCTTAATAAAATCAAACAACAATTTGAGTTTGGCAATACAGAGCGTTTTGTATGGGTGGATACTCGTGTAAATTCACATGCTAATTTAGGAGTGAAGTTTGCCGGATTTTTGTCTCAAGATGTAAACCCAAAAGCAGACGGAAGTTTTATTGCCGTTTTATTGGATGGGAATACCTTAGAGCAATTTTTGGATGGAAATTTTTACCCCAAATGTTGGATGGGTGCAACTTGGCCCCCATTCCAAGCTGCAAAGGAATATGCTTATTATTGTTTTGCCAATAACAGTAGCGGAATAGCAGATTTTAATGCTTTGATTAATGATATCCCTGCGGGTACGTATGTTGCACTTTTTACCAGATATGATGCACAAATGAACACATGGGGAACCCAACTCAAACAAACGCTCAATATTTTGGGTGCAAACTCATTTGAAGGGTATCCTAAAAACCAGGCTTCTTATGTTATGATAGGATGCAAAGGCTGGACTCCAGGAACTGCTTATGAAAATATTTCGCACTTGACAGATAGTGCAACCATGGGATATGCAGCTATTGAAGGGAAAATTTTAGGTAGATATGACCAGGGTTCATTAACTTCGGAATTGATTGGTCCGGCTACAGAATGGAATACTGCGTATTTTGATTGGAGACCAATGGAAGGGACATCAGGCAGTGCAGATGATATTAAATTCTCAATTTATGGGGTGGATTCAAGCAAAAATACTTTTTTATTGATGCAAAATATTTCACCGTCAACCGTTGATATTTCTTCAATCAATGCTAATATGTATCCTTATTTGCAACTCAAAGCAGATTTTAAGGATTTGACAGATAGAACTGCACCTCAAATCAGACATTGGCTGGTTACTTTTGAAGAAAGACCGGAGGGAACTATTAATACAGCACAACAGTTTACTTTCCATAAAGATACGTTGCAAGAGGGAGATTCTTTTAGAATCAATATTGGATTCCAAAATATCTCATTAAAGGATATGGACAGTGTTCTTTATAACTTCCAAATTGTTGATTTATCTAATCAGAATGTGTTAATGCAAGTTAGTCAAAAGGGAAACCCGATGAAGCCAACGGAGTTTGTGTTTTTAAATCAAACAATGAGTACAAAAGGGTTATCAGGACGCTATGCGGCTAATATTTTCTTTAACCCCGAAATGGCGCAACCGGAAGTTTCATTACTGAATAATTATTTAAGTATCCCATTCTTGGTAGTAACCGATAACCTTAATCCTTTATTAGATGTTACTTTTGATGGAAGACATATCATGAATGGCGAGATTGTGTCGCCTAATCCGCTCATATTAATTACCTCTAAAGATGAGAATAAATTCTTGTTACAAACCGATACAGCCGGATTTGAGGTGTTGTTAAAGGTGCCGGGTTCACAAGTGTTTGCTCCGATTGATTTTACTTCGGGTGAGTTGACATTTAAACCTGCTCAAGATATTAATAATGTTGCCGCAATTGAGTATAGACCGGTGGATTTAAAAGACGGCAAATACACCATTAAGATCCAATCGAAAGACATGACGGGCAATCATGCAGGGAAGGAGTATTATGTAATTGATTTTACGGTGGTGAATGAAAGTACTGTAACAAATTTCTACCCTTATCCTAATCCTTTTACAACCCAAATGAGATTTGTGTTCACTTTGACAGGTAAAGAAGTGCCGGATGATATCAGAATCAAAATCATGACTGTGTCAGGCAGGGTAGTTAGAGAAATCAATAAAGATGAATTGGGAAATATCAGAATAGGAAATAATATTTCGGAATTTGCTTGGGATGGTACCGACCAGTTTGGTGACAGGTTGTCCAATGGCGTATATTTGTATCAAGTAACGGTGAAGAATAGGCATGAAGATGTCAAACACCGAGATTCTGCAGGAGACAACAGTTTTATAAAAGGGACAGGTAAAATCTATCTGTTGCGTTAG
- a CDS encoding prolipoprotein diacylglyceryl transferase: MRWYEKLQQRWKVDTLWDVIAILIVFTLTGFSVVYLKHLFGIGAISPMYYRIAFYILILFLYQIVLLFWGFIFGKFRFFLEFEKKMFRRIFKMFKK; this comes from the coding sequence ATGCGTTGGTACGAGAAACTTCAGCAGCGATGGAAAGTAGATACATTGTGGGATGTAATTGCAATTTTGATAGTGTTTACGTTGACGGGATTTAGTGTAGTTTATTTAAAACATTTGTTTGGAATAGGTGCTATTTCTCCCATGTATTACAGGATTGCATTTTATATATTGATTCTCTTTTTATACCAGATTGTTCTGCTTTTTTGGGGTTTTATTTTTGGAAAGTTCAGGTTTTTCTTGGAGTTTGAGAAAAAGATGTTCAGACGCATATTTAAAATGTTTAAGAAATAA